In Pecten maximus chromosome 10, xPecMax1.1, whole genome shotgun sequence, one genomic interval encodes:
- the LOC117336563 gene encoding leucine-rich repeat extensin-like protein 5: protein MYWDGKGHYMIPNFMDGAYKLAYLTIDNADTHGCNSHHPNSLSESSPQVNKVDREECCARLSGTQLPMMMRMRRKTGMCPQCPSVLSIPSVPVSPVSPVSPVFPVFPVSPVFPASPVSPVSPVFPVSPVFPVSPVSPVSPVFQVSPVSPVSPVFPVSPVFPVSQCPQYSQCPQYFQYLQYSQRPQYPQYSKCPQCPQYFQYPQYSQCPQYPQCPSVPSVPSIPSVPSIPVSPVFPVSQVFPVSPVFPVSPVFPVSPVFPVSLVSPVSPVSPVFPVSPVSPVFPVSPVSPVSPVFPVSPVFPVSPVFPVSPVSPVSPVSQCPQYSQCPQYSQCPQYSRCPPSIPVSPVFLVFPVSPVFPVSPVFPVSPVFPVSPVFPVSPQYPSVPSVPSVPSVPSIPNVPSVPSIPSVPSVPNVPSIPSVPSIPSVPSVPSVPSVSSVPVFPVSPVFPVSPMSPVFPVSLVFPVFPVSPMSPVFPVSPVFPVFPVFPVFPVSPVSPVFPVFPVSPVFPVVPVSPVSQVFPVSPVFPVFPVSPMSPVSPVSPVSPVFQVSPVSQCPQCSQCSQCPQCPQYSQCPQYSQCCQCPQYPSVPSVPSVSSVPSIPSVPSVPSIPSIPSVPSIPSVPKCPSVPSVPSVPSVPSIPVFPVFPVFQVSPVFPVSPVSQCPSVPSVLSVSTFPCVPVSPVPSVPVSQLSQCPQ from the exons ATGTATTGGGACGGGAAGGGACACTATATGATTCCCAACTTCATGGATGGGGCATACAAATTAGCCTATCTGACTATAGACAATGCTGACACACACGGG TGTAACTCCCACCACCCTAACTCACTGTCAGAGTCCAGCCCACAAGTGAACAAGGTAGATAG GGAAGAATGTTGTGCTAGGTTAAGTGGCACACAGCTGCcaatgatgatgaggatgaggagGAAAACTGGTATG TGTCCCCAGTGTCCCAGTGTCCTCAGTATTCCCAGTGTCCCAGTGTCCCCAGTATCCCCAGTGTCCCCAGTGTTCCCAGTATTTCCAGTATCTCCAGTATTCCCAGCGTCCCCAGTATCCCCAGTGTCCCCAGTATTCCCAGTGTCCCCAGTATTCCCAGTGTCTCCAGTGTCCCCAGTGTCCCCAGTATTCCAAGTGTCTCCAGTGTCCCCAGTGTCCCCAGTATTCCCAGTGTCCCCAGTATTCCCAGTGTCCCAGTGTCCCCAGTATTCCCAGTGTCCCCAGTATTTCCAGTATCTCCAGTATTCCCAGCGTCCCCAGTATCCCCAGTATTCCAAGTGTCCCCAGTGTCCCCAGTATTTCCAGTATCCCCAGTATTCCCAGTGTCCCCAGTATCCCCAGTGTCCCAGTGTCCCCAGTGTCCCCAGTATCCCCAGTGTCCCCAGTATCCCAGTGTCCCCAGTATTCCCAGTGTCCCAAGTATTCCCAGTGTCCCCAGTATTCCCAGTGTCCCCAGTATTCCCAGTGTCCCCAGTATTCCCAGTGTCCCTAGTATCCCCAGTATCCCCAGTGTCCCCAGTATTCCCAGTGTCCCCAGTATCCCCAGTATTCCCAGTGTCCCCAGTATCCCCAGTGTCCCCAGTATTCCCAGTATCCCCAGTATTCCCAGTGTCCCCAGTATTCCCAGTGTCCCCAGTATCCCCAGTGTCCCCAGTATCCCAGTGTCCCCAGTATTCCCAGTGTCCCCAGTATTCCCAGTGTCCCCAGTATTCCCGGTGTCCCCCCAGTATCCCAGTGTCCCCAGTATTCCTAGTGTTCCCAGTGTCCCCAGTATTCCCAGTGTCCCCAGTATTCCCAGTGTCCCCAGTATTCCCAGTGTCCCCAGTATTCCCGGTGTCCCCCCAGTATCCCAGTGTCCCCAGTGTCCCCAGTGTCCCCAGTGTCCCCAGTATCCCCAATGTCCCCAGTGTCCCCAGTATTCCCAGTGTTCCCAGTGTCCCCAATGTCCCCAGTATTCCCAGTGTCCCCAGTATCCCCAGTGTTCCCAGTGTCCCCAGTGTCCCCAGTGTCTCCAGTGTCCCAGTGTTCCCAGTGTCCCCAGTATTCCCAGTGTCCCCAATGTCCCCAGTATTCCCAGTGTCCCTAGTATTCCCAGTGTTCCCAGTGTCCCCAATGTCCCCAGTATTCCCAGTGTCCCCAGTATTCCCAGTATTCCCAGTGTTCCCAGTGTTCCCAGTGTCCCCAGTGTCCCCAGTGTTCCCAGTGTTCCCAGTGTCCCCAGTATTCCCAGTGGTGCCAGTGTCCCCAGTGTCTCAAGTATTCCCAGTGTCCCCAGTATTCCCAGTGTTCCCAGTGTCCCCAATGTCCCCAGTATCCCCAGTGTCCCCAGTATCCCCAGTATTCCAAGTGTCCCCAGTATCCCAGTGTCCCCAGTGTTCCCAGTGTTCCCAGTGTCCCCAATGTCCCCAGTATTCCCAGTGTCCCCAGTATTCCCAGTGTTGCCAGTGTCCCCAGTATCCCAGTGTCCCCAGTGTTCCCAGTGTTTCAAGTGTCCCCAGTATTCCTAGTGTTCCCAGTGTCCCCAGTATTCCCAGTATTCCCAGTGTCCCCAGTATCCCCAGTGTCCCCAAGTGTCCTAGTGTCCCCAGTGTCCCCAGTGTTCCCAGTGTCCCCAGTATCCCAGTGTTCCCAGTGTTCCCAGTGTTTCAAGTGTCCCCAGTATTCCCAGTGTCTCCAGTGTCCCAGTGTCCCAGTGTCCCCAGTGTCCTCAGTGTCTCCACTTTCCCATGTGTCCCAGTGTCTCCAGTGCCCAGTGTCCCAGTATCCCAGTTATCCCAGTGTCCCCAGTGA